Part of the Paeniglutamicibacter sulfureus genome, GGAAGCAGATGTCTTCCTGATCGAACGGGCCACCGCCGACCAACGATCCTTGTTGGCTGCCAAACGCTATAGATCACCGGATCAGCGAACCTTCAACCGGTCCTCGACCTACACCCAGGGCCGCAGCGTCAAGCGTTCACGCGATGCCCGTGCCCTGAAAAGCGGCAGCACCTATGGGCGTCTCGTGGAGGCTTCGCGGTGGGCAAATTCAGAGTGGCAATACCTTCGTATGTGCTTTGAGGCCGGCGCTCCGGTCCCCTATCCGGTGCAGATCATGGGCACAGAGATCCTCATGGAGTTCATCGCAGATCCGGAATCCCAAGGCGCGGCAGCACCGCGGCTGCAGCATGTGCATCCAGACAAAGAACGGCTGGGCTATTACTGGGAGCAAATAGTTGGGGCCATGAAGGTTTTTGCCCAGCTGGGGTTTGCCCACGGCGACCTCTCTCCCTACAACGTCCTTGCTGCCGGCGAGAGGCTCGTGGTCATCGACCTGCCGCAATTTGTCGACCTCGCCGGGAACGAAGGCGGCGTCGGGTTCCTTCTACGGGACTGCCAGAACATCAGCGCATGGTTCCGGTCGCGGGGTCTGGATGTTGACGGCGACGAACTCCTGGCCGAGGTGATCGCAGAGGCTTGGTAGTTCCCGGATGTCGCTCGCGTTCTCGGACCAAGGACCGTCGAGTCCAATTGGTACGTCGACTGTGCTGGTTTCCGCCCGACATGCGGGCTATGGTTGGCCCACAAACTGCTTGGGCCGCACGAACGTAACGATCATTCTCGCATCTACCTGGTGAAAGCGTGGCCACGTGGCCACTACTGGCCTTCTTACTGAATTACCTTGAGCAATTTCCAGAAAGGACATTCACCTTGAGAACCGCATACAAGGTTGTTGCTCACATCATTGCCGCCGCCGTAGTGCTTCAGGCGGCCCTCATCGCCTGGGGAACATTTGACGTCATCAACATGCTGACTGCCGGAGATGTTCCCGAAGGCCCGCCACTGGCCGGAATAATGCACGGCATGATCGGGATGTACGCAGCCCCGGTTCTCGTGCTGGCGCTGTTGGTCATCGCGTTGCTGGCCCATGCCGGCCTGAAATGGGCATTGTGGCTCCTCTTGGCCGTGGCCGTCCAGATCACGCTGGCCTTCGTCGCATTCGGCGCTCCCCTGGTTGGATTGCTTCACGGAATCAACGCCTTTGCCATCATCGCGCTGGCGGAGCTCGGAGCCCGCGCTGTCGCCCATGCTCCTGCGCATGTGCCAAGCACCAGAAAGGTCATGCGCCCGGCGACATAGCACCGCGCCGCATTTCCCACTCACGGTCCGTGGCCAGCGCGGCGAGGAAATCCTCGTCGTGGCTGGCCACAACCATGGCGCCGCCGTATGACTCCAGGGCCGACAGCAGCTGCTCAACGGTGACCATGTCCAGGTTGTTCGTTGGCTCGTCGAGCAGCAGCAATTGCGGCGCGGGATTGGCCAGTAAGATCATCGCCAGCGCGACTCGAAACCTCTCGCCGCCCGACAACTGGGACACCGGCTCATCGACCCTGCTGCCGCGGAAATGAAAGGCCGCCAGTTGTTCCCGCAGGATCCCCGGTTCCACGCCCGGAGCCGCAAGCCGGAGGTTCTCCAGCATGCTCATTCGGTTCCTGAGCCCTGCCCAATCCTGCTCTTCGGCGGCTGAAAGCCTCTGGCGCAGGAATCCAACCGGCACCCTCGATCGCATCGCCAACGCGTCCATCAACGTGGTCTTCCCTACCCCGTTGCCTCCGACAAGGGCGATGCGTTCCGGGCCCCAGATTCCAAGTACCGAGTCTCCGGTCAGGGGCTCGCCGTGTTCGAGCACGATACCTCGGGAGATTTCGGCAACCGGTAATTCGAATACGCTGCGTCCGGCGGGGACGCGGGTCCGGGGCAAATCGATTCCGATCCTCAATTCCACCGGCAGCCTGTTGCGGGCATCTTCGAATTCCGCGCGCGCGTCGGCCTCGTGCGACTTCATGATGCCTCGGTTCTTTGCCGCCGAGACCTCGGCCTTGTTGCGCAGGGCGTTGGACAGGATCTTTGGCATGGACTCCGCAGCCTTTTGCCCTTGTTTGGACCGCCGGGCAATCTTGGTCTCCGCCTCGCGGCTCTGCCGTTTCTCAACCGCGAGCTTGCGTCGGGCATCGGCGAGCAACCGTTCCGCGCTGTCACGTTCGTGACCCAGCGACTCTTCCCTGGAATCCCAGTCCCCGAAGCGCACGAGATCTATTTTCTCGGCACGCAGGGCACGCACGTTGACCGGACGCAGCTCCGCCAGGGAATCGAGCATCTTCAACAGGGTCTTGTCGTGGGTGGAAACCAGCATGGTCCCGGCGAATTGACCCACCATGTCGTAGAGCCGGTGGCGGGCGGCCCGGTCAAGGTTGTTGGTCGGCTCGTCGAGCAAGGTGATTCCGCCACCGCGGATTTCGATGCCGGCAAGCGCAACTGCCATGGTTTCCCCGCCGGAGAGGTTGCCTACGGTGCGTTGCAGGAATTCGGGGGTGACCGCTGAGTTCAGGTAGCCGTCCAGCAGGGCCGCGGACCGTTCCTCAAGATCCCAGTCGTTGCCGACCAGGTCCATGTCCCGGGCCAGGTCTTCGCTGGTGTTGTCCAGGATGCGGTGGAGCGCAGCCAGGGTGTCGGTGATGCCCATCAGGCTTGCGACACTGCGCTTGGTGTCCAGCACAATGTCCTGCGCAAGGTAGGACAACCGTGCGTCCGTGTGGATGGTGCCGCGGGTGGGTTCGAGCTCCCCGGCGATCAGCCGCAGCAGCGTGGACTTGCCTGAGCCGTTGGGTCCGATCAGGCCCGTGGTCCCTCGCATGAATGTCGTTGAGACATCGTCGAAAACTGTTCCGCCATTTGGCCAGGAAAAGCCGAGGCGGTCAATGACGATGGGGGTTGGGTGCTGCATGGTGGTTCTCGATTCGACGAAGGAAGCGTCGAAACTTCACCATTTCCTCAGACTTCCCCGTTGGGCAGTGGAGGTTATGGCGTTTCCTTGGCGCGTTTAGGCGAAGGCGAGAACTGGCAACACGTCGTGGTCCTGACGTCGACAATGGGACACTTCAATCGTGCGGCCCGGCATCGCCGGCTGTCAAATGCCCGCGTTGACTCACTAGTAATGCTCGCGAAATGAGGTGCGTGCCTCATTTAAGAATGCTCGCGAAACTCTGGCCACCAGGGCGGGCAGCAGGCTGTGCTGGGGAGATGAAACAGGGGATATCGATGCACACCCGGCGAGAGCTCGTCAGCGGCTTCGCCGCCGAGTATGCGAAAGGGACCAAGGGACAGAAGGGCGTGATGCTCGACTACCTGTGCGCATCGACCGGCTGGTCAAGGGCCAACGCCCGCCGGCGTCTGGCCACGGAACTGCGTAAGCCCGCACGCGGGATTCCGAAGCCCCTGCCGCGGCGCAGGCCCCGCAAGTACGGGCCGGCGGCCCTCAAGCTCCTGGAACGAATCTGGACGCTTTCCGGAGAGCCCTGCGGGAAATACTTGGCTCCGATCATGGCCGACGAGCTCGAGCGTTTGGAACGCTTCGACGAACTCGGGACAGTGGCGGGACTGCTGACCGACGAGGTCAGGGACGAGCTGCTATCCATGTCGGCCTCCACGATGGATCGGTATCTGAAGCCGTTGCGCGCCGCTCGATACCCCTCGGCACTGTCCTCGACCAAGCCCGGGGCGATGCTGCGTTCGGAGATCCCGGTGCGGTGGTCGGGCACGCCCATGGAGCAGGAACCGGGGTTCTTCGAGATCGACACCGTCGCCCACTGCGGACACAGCCTCAAGGGCGAGTTCCTGTATTCGATCACCCTGACAGATGTGTTCACCGGGTGGACCGTGAACACGTGTGTGAAAAACCGTGCGCACAGCCATGTCGTGGCCGGGGTCGACCTGCTGGTCCGGTCCCTGCCCTACCCGATGCGGGCCCTGGATTTCGACAATGGCGGTGAATTCATCAACACCCAGCTCATCGAGTGGGCGCAGGAACGAAACATTGATCTGACTAGGGCGCGGGCGTATAAGCATAACGACAATGCGCATGTCGAGCAGCGAAATCGGGATTGGGTCCGTCGCCATGCCTTCAGGTTCCGCTACGAGGGTCCGGAGGAGATGGCCCTGCTCAATGAGCTCTGGGCGCTGGTGAACCAGCGCAAGAACCACCTGCTGCCGATGGTCAAGGCCAACGGCTACGGCACCGCACGTTCGGGTCGCAGGAAGCGGACTTATGACCGGCCGCGGACCGCGTACCAGCGCATCATGGATCTGGAGGCCATGGACCCGGAACATGCCAAGGCCCTGGCGGGCATCCACGGGGACCTGAATCCGGCGGCCATCACTCGCCGCATCAATGCCATCCAGAACCATCTCATCAACCGGGCCAAGATGCGCGCGCAGTCCGGGGATGCCCTATTTGGCGAGCAAATTAGTTGAGGCATGCGGGATTATTTCGCGAGCATATTGACATGAGGCAAGGCGATGCCCTGCTGGCGATCAAGTGTGCGCCCCGGGGGTCATCGGCCGGCGATGAGCGCCGACTCTTCCTCCGCGCTCAGGCCCAAGCGCAGCGATCGGATCCCACCGCCATCGTCCGCGCGTACAATGTCCTCAAAGCTCTCGCGCAGGCTGCGTCGGTGAAGGCCCATGGCCAGTGCACGGGCGTCCGATCGTCGCGCAAAGCCCTCGTGTTCGGTTCCCGGCGGCAGCACCAACGGCAACGACTTGGGACCTGCCCAGGGATTCACCCGATCCGTGGCCATCCGTGCCAGGTCGTATCCGTGGAGCGTGTGCCCGTCCTTGGTTGTCCCGGCTGCGCCGGCGGACGCGGCGGCGTCCCGGGCCAGCTGCAGGACCTGGACCAGCTGGTATTGTGCTCCCACGGCATTGACGTATCCATGGTGCCCGGCCAATCCGGCGTCAAGAATGAATGCCGCCAGGTCGCGCACGTCGATGACCTGCACCCATTGCAGCCCGTCCGGGTCGGCCGGGACCAGCACGGGATCCCGCGACTCGGCAAAACGCAGCGGCCAATAGCTGCTGCGGCCGCTCGGGTCTCCCGGACCGCCGATCAAGCCCGGACGGACCACGAGCGTCCGGCCTGCGCGGGTTTGCAGGCTCAAGCTCTCGCACGCAGACTTGGCCCGGCCATAATCCGATTCGGCTTCCTCGTCGTCGGCATCGAGGGGCTTGAGAACATCGGCACTCTCGTCGGCACCGGCCTCGGATTGCTCGGCGTACACCGAGCACGAGGAAACGAAAACCCAGTTGCGTGCCTTGCCGCCAAGCCGCTTGATTGCAGCGCGCGCAAACCGCGGCGAAGAAGTCAGCTCAACCACCAGATCCCAGTCGTGGTGCTCCACCCGGGCATAGGCTTCGGACATGGCGCGGTCGGAAAAGACCGCGTCGACACCCTCGACAAAGGGGTCGGTCCCACGTGCGAGCGCCGTGACTTGGTGACCCCTGTCCAAGGCGAGACCACTGAGCGTTTTTCCCAGCCAACCAGTGCCACCCAGCAGCAAAATATTAGTCATTCTTCGAGTCAACGACCCACTGGTCCGCAGGCACAAGTGAATTCTCAGTCGGCGTAGGAGAACGCGCGCGATCCCCCGCATCCCCATATTGTCATCTCAGGCGTGCCCCGGTGCCGAACTCACGTCGTCGGAGCAGGATTCACCGGCCGGGAGCTGAGGTTCGCGGCTTGGGACGAACGGACCGTCCCGCGTCCGGGAAATCCGCCCGCGTACACACACTCCATGCCCGGCCAGGGCCAGAACGGCTACCGGCACAAGACCGACTTTGCGAAGTGTGACGCGCACCCAAACCTTCCCCGCGGTCCATTGCGGGTACGACTTGGTGGGACGGGCACTATTGTCCGTCCGACTAGGTCTTTATTGGTTGTTTATTGAACTTAATTTGTATTAGAGCCCTCGCCCATGCCTTTAATATCTCGGTACGAGTTAGGCAAGCATAACCTTTGCTTACCATCTCGTGGCATTCCCCCGATATCAAAGGAGCCCCATGACGCCCCAACGTCCCCTGGCGCAAACCCTGTCCACCCCCACGCGATCCCTTGCGGGCACCGCCGCCGACCATCTGCTCGGCACTGACACTGCCGAACGCATGGCCGAGGAATTCGGCGCCGCCGCAAGGCTCGCGGCCCGATCCATCGCCGCCGCCGCGGGGCCGACCACCGGCCCCGGCCCGGCCGCGCTGCGCGCCCGGCTCGACGCGGTGGACCTGCGCACCCCGCTGGGCAACACCGCCGCCGCACTGGAGGAAGCCACCGAGCTGTACCTGCGCGACGCGGTCTATTTCCACCACCCGCGCTACGCCGCGCACCTGAACTGCCCCGTGGCGCTGCCCGCCATCGCCGCCGAGGCCCTGGTCACCACGGTGAACACCTCGATGGACACCTGGGACCAAAGCGCCGGCGCCACGCTCATTGAACAGCGGCTCATCGATTGGGCCGCGGATCTTGCCGGGCTCGGCCCGGACGCCGACGGGGTCTTCACCAGCGGCGGCACCGCCTCGAACCTGCAGGCGATGCTGCTGGCCCGCAACACGGCGGTTGCCGGCAAACCCGGAAGCCTGCCCGAACGCCTTGCCGGGCTGCGCATCTACGCCTCTGCGGACAGCCACTTCAGCATCTCCACCTCCGCGTCCCTGTTGGGGCTGGGCGCCGAGGCAGTTGTTGCAGTTCCCGTCGATGGCCTCCACCGGATGGATGCCGTGGCGCTTCAGGCCGCCCTGGCCGCCGACCGCGCGGCAGGGTTGCATGCGCTGGCCATCGTGGCCACCGCGGGCACCACCGATTTCGGGGCCATCGACCCGCTGCCGGGCATCGGGGCCCTGGCCGCCGAATACGGGGCCTGGTTCCACGTCGATGCCGCCTACGGCTGCGGGTTGCTCGGATCCCCGCGCCACCGTGGACTGCTCGCCGGAATCGAGGCCGCCGACTCGGTGACAGTGGATTTCCACAAGTCCTTCTTCCAGCCCATCGGCTCCAGCGCGATCCTCGTCCGCGACCGTGCCAGGCTCGCCCTGGTATCGCACCACGCCGAGTACCTGAACCCTGCCGCCGAGGCCGGGCGCGCACCCAACCAGGTCGACAAGTCCCTGGCCACCACGCGGCGCTTCGACGCGCTGAAGCTCTGGGTCACGCTGCGCTCGATCGGCGCCGAGGCCCTCGGGACGATGTTCGACACCGTGATGGACCTGGCCGCAGCGGCCGGCACCCTGGTGAAGGAGCACCCCGAACTCGAGCTCGCCGCAGAGGTCCAGCTCAGCACCGTCGTCTTCCGCTATGTTCCTGCCCTTCCCGTGCCCGACGGGGACCTCGAACCGCTGGCCAACGAAATCCGCAGGGCGCTCTACGAATCCGGGGAGGCCATGGTCGCTGCCACCACCATCGAGGGGGTCCGCCACCTCAAGCTCACGCTGCTGAACCCGCAGACCGGCATCGGAGACGTCGCCGCCATCCTGGAGGCCATCGTCGCCCACGGCCGCCGGATCTCCGGCGAGCGCACCCTGGGCCAGGTGCAGGCATGAGTAACGAACTCTTCGACACCACCCGCATTTACGACGCCGTCGGCATCGGCGCCGGGCCCTTCAACCTCGGCTTCGCCGCGCTGGCCAACCCCGTGCCCGGACTCGACGTGTTGGTGCTCGAGAGCTCCGAGGAGTTCGCCTGGCACCCGGGCATGATGCTTGAGGGCACCCACCTGCAGGTGCCCTTCATGGCCGACCTGGTCACCATGGCCGATCCCTCCCACCCGCTCTCCTTCTTGAACCACCTCAAGGACACCGGACGCCTCTACCCGTTCTACATCCGCGAGAACTTCTACCCGCTGCGCGAGGAGTACAACAACTACCTGCGTTGGGCGGCCGCGCGCCTGCCCTCGGTGCGTTTCGGCGCCCACGTCGCCGCCGCCCGCCACGCGAACGGGGTGTACGAACTCGACGTGCACAACGCCGAGGGGGTGCACACCGTGCGCACCCGGCGCCTGGTGCTCGGCACCGGGACCGTCCCCTATGTGCCCGCATCCGTGCCCGAATGCGTGCTGGCCTCCGGGTCCGTGGTGCACACCAGCGGCTACCGCTCCGCCCGCGAGGCCATCGCCTCTGGATCCCGCATCGCGGTGGTGGGCAGCGGACAAAGTGCCGCGGAGGTCTTCGCCGACCTGCTCGGTTCGCTGCGCCCGGACCAGCACCTTGAATGGGTGACCCGCTCCCCGCGCTTCTTCCCGCTCGAATACACCAAGCTGACCCTGGAAATGACCTCGCCCGAGTACATCGACCACTTCCATGGGCTGCCACAAGGCACCCGCGATGCGCTCTCTGCCCGCCAGAAGGGACTCTACAAGGGCATCAACGCGGATTTGATCGATGAAATCCACGAAATGCTCTACCGCCGCCAGGTCTCCGGCCACACCCCTGTCACCCTGCGCGCGGCGACCTCGCTCGAAGGCCTGGGGCACCGGGACGGTGCCCTGCAATTGCACCTGCGCAACCAGGACGACGGCGGCGGCTTCGACACCGTCGCGGACACCCTGGTGCTGGCCACCGGCTACACCTACCGCGAGCCGGCGTTCCTGGCCGACCTCGGGGCACGCATCAACCGGCTGCCCGACGGACGGCTCGACGTGGACCGCGGGTACGCCGTCAGCGACGATGCCGACGTGTTGGTGCAAAACGCCGAACTGCATACCCACGGCTTCACCGCCCCGGACCTGGGCATGGGCGCCTACCGCAACTCGGTGATCATCAACCGGATCCTGGGCCACGGGCACTACGCCGTCGAAAAACGCATCGGCTTCCAGTCCTTCGGCAGCCCCGCCCCCGGTTCCCCGGCACCCCTCACCCCCACACTCGAAGGAGCCCACGCATGATGTCCACCCCGGCCATTGTCCTGCCCGCGGCCCGCCGCACCGCACCGGAGGCCACCGAATTCAGCTTCCGCCGCTTCGACCCCGCCGCCGACGCCGAGCTGCTGCACGGCTGGGTCAACACCGAACGCGCCGGCTACTGGGGCATGCTCGGCTCCACCGTCCAGGAGGTCGGCAGCGCCTACCGGGAACTGAACGCCGATCCCCACCACCACGTGCTGCTGGGCCTGCTGCCCGCCGGGGACCTGTCAGCGGCACTCGAACCGGTGTTCCTGCTGGAGCACTACGCCCCGGAGCACTCGGTGCTCGCCGGCCGCTACGCGCACCGGCACGGGGATGCGGGCATGCACCTGCTGCTCGCCGGACCCGGCGACGGCAGGTCGCTGCCGGGCTTCAGCGCCGCTGCCATGGAGGCGGCGCTCGCCCACCTCTTCGCCGACCCCGCGGTGCTGCGCGTGGTGGTGGAGCCCGACGCCGCGAACACCGCCGTCCACTCGCTGAACTCGCGGCTCGGCTTCCGTCCGGCAGCCCGGATCCAGCTGCCCGCCGGTGCCGGGGCCCCGGCCAAGACCGCCCTGCTGTCCCACTGCACGCGGGCCGACTTTGCCGCAGCCACCGGGCGGCCCTCCACCGCAGCGGCGCACCTGTCCCCCGGACGCTGGGAGACGGCAAACCGGCACCTGCTGGCCAAGGCCATCGCCGAGTTCACCCACGAAAGACTGCTCGACCCGGTGCCCGGGGACGCAGGCTGGACGGTGTCCGCCGGCAACCACGAATACGGCTTCACCGCCACGGTGCACGGGCTCGAGCACTGGGTGATCGACCCCGACTCGCTGCACGTGTCCATCGACGGGGAACCCTCCGCCCCCGACGCCGCCGGCTTTGTGCTGGCCTTCAGCGACACCCTGGGCCTGTCCGCTACGCAGCTTCCGGTGTACCTCGAGGAGATCGGCAGCACGCTGGCTTCGCACTGCTACAAGCAGCTGCACTCCACCGCCAGCGCCGCCGAGCTGGCCGCCGGGACCGGGGACGCGGTGGGCGACTTCCAGCGGACCGAGGCGGCGATGACCGAGGGGCACCCCTGCTTCGTGGCCAACAACGGCCGCCTGGGCCTGGGTGCCAACGACTTCCTGTCCTACGCCCCGGAGACCGGGGGCGCGCTCGCGCTGCAGTGGCTGGCCGCGCACACTTCCCGCGCCAGCTACAGCTCCCTGCCGGGACTGGACGCCGAGTCCCTGCTGCTCTCCGAGCTCGGGGCGCGGCAGCTGGCCCGCTTCCGGGCGCGGATCGCCGAGTCCTGTGCCGGCAGCGGGCTGGATCCTGCCGACTTCCTGCTGTTGCCGATCCACCCCTGGCAGTGGGAACACAAGCTCGCGATCAGCTTCGCCGCCGACGTCGCCAGCGGGCACCTGGTGCACCTGGGTGCCGGGGATGACCTCTACCAGCCGCAGCAGTCGATCCGCACCTTCTTCAACCGCAGTGCACCGGCACGCCACTACGTGAAGACAGCGCTGTCGGTGCTGAACATGGGCTTCATGCGCGGGCTCTCGGCCGCCTACATGGAGGCGACCCCGGCCATCAACGCCTGGCTCACCTCGCTCTTCGAAAACGACGAGGAGCTGCGCCACGGCAACGTGGGGCTGTTGCGCGAGATCGCCGCCGTCGGCTATTCCAACCCGCTCTTCGAGGCGGCAGGGAAGGATACACCGCAGCGAAAGATGCTTGCCGCCCTCTGGCGCGAATCGCCCGCCGGACTCATCGAGCCCGGCCAGCAGCTGGCCACCATGGCTTCGCTGCTGCACCTGGATTCCGCCGGCGCGTCGCTGGCTGCGGCCCACATCCGCCGCTCGGGACTCGAAGCCACCGACTGGCTCGCCCGCTACTTCGACGCCTACCTCATCCCGCTGGTGCATTGCCTGTGCCGCTACGACCTGGCGTTCATGCCGCACGGGGAAAACGTCATCCTGGTGCTTCAGGACTCCGTGCCCGTCCGCGTGCTGCACAAGGACCTGGCCGAGGAGATCGCCATCCTCGGGGACAGGCAACCGCTGCCGCCGGAGGTCGAGCGGATCCGCGCCGCCGTCCCCGAGTCCGAGCGCAGACTGGTGGTCTTCACCGACATCGTCGACTGCTTCCTGCGCTTCCTTGCCCCGGCACTGGCCCGCGAAGGGGTTTGCAGCGAGGACGCGTTCTGGGCCACCGCGGCGCAGCGGCTGCTGGCCTACCGGGAACGCCACCCGGAAACGGCCGAAGCGTTCGACGCCCTGGAGCTCTTTGCCGAATCGTTCGAGCTCTCCTGCCTGAACCGGCTGCAGTTGCGCAACAACGCGCAGATGCTGGACCTCACCGACCAGTCCGGCGGGCTGATCTACGCCGGCACCCTGGCCAACCCGTTGGCCGGGCGCGGCGCCTAGCTGACCGCGGGGCGCCCGGGGCAAACACACCTATGCTGTCCCCGGCGCCCGCGGTATCCTCAAGGCATGCTGCATCCACGTGCCGCGTTGCCTGCCGGGCTTTGCCTGATGTTCCTGCTTGCCGGCTGCACCCCGCTGGTGGACGAACCCCTGCCCGCACCCACGGCAACCGCACCGGATTCCGGACCTTCCCTGATACCCGAGGTCAAGGTCTTCCGCATCGATCCCGCGCCGCGCGGGGAGGAATCCGGCCCAAGGCCGCCAACCCATGCCGACCTCCTTGAACAGGGCAAAAGCCCGCTGCCCGGCGCCCGGCCGGGCAGCGAAAAGGTCCTGATGCATTTCCACGGCAAGGGCGATGCCAGGATCATGCTGCCGCACCAACGATCCGGCGCGCTGCTGTGGCTGCTGGTGCATTGCGAG contains:
- a CDS encoding GNAT family N-acetyltransferase, coding for MMSTPAIVLPAARRTAPEATEFSFRRFDPAADAELLHGWVNTERAGYWGMLGSTVQEVGSAYRELNADPHHHVLLGLLPAGDLSAALEPVFLLEHYAPEHSVLAGRYAHRHGDAGMHLLLAGPGDGRSLPGFSAAAMEAALAHLFADPAVLRVVVEPDAANTAVHSLNSRLGFRPAARIQLPAGAGAPAKTALLSHCTRADFAAATGRPSTAAAHLSPGRWETANRHLLAKAIAEFTHERLLDPVPGDAGWTVSAGNHEYGFTATVHGLEHWVIDPDSLHVSIDGEPSAPDAAGFVLAFSDTLGLSATQLPVYLEEIGSTLASHCYKQLHSTASAAELAAGTGDAVGDFQRTEAAMTEGHPCFVANNGRLGLGANDFLSYAPETGGALALQWLAAHTSRASYSSLPGLDAESLLLSELGARQLARFRARIAESCAGSGLDPADFLLLPIHPWQWEHKLAISFAADVASGHLVHLGAGDDLYQPQQSIRTFFNRSAPARHYVKTALSVLNMGFMRGLSAAYMEATPAINAWLTSLFENDEELRHGNVGLLREIAAVGYSNPLFEAAGKDTPQRKMLAALWRESPAGLIEPGQQLATMASLLHLDSAGASLAAAHIRRSGLEATDWLARYFDAYLIPLVHCLCRYDLAFMPHGENVILVLQDSVPVRVLHKDLAEEIAILGDRQPLPPEVERIRAAVPESERRLVVFTDIVDCFLRFLAPALAREGVCSEDAFWATAAQRLLAYRERHPETAEAFDALELFAESFELSCLNRLQLRNNAQMLDLTDQSGGLIYAGTLANPLAGRGA
- a CDS encoding lysine N(6)-hydroxylase/L-ornithine N(5)-oxygenase family protein translates to MSNELFDTTRIYDAVGIGAGPFNLGFAALANPVPGLDVLVLESSEEFAWHPGMMLEGTHLQVPFMADLVTMADPSHPLSFLNHLKDTGRLYPFYIRENFYPLREEYNNYLRWAAARLPSVRFGAHVAAARHANGVYELDVHNAEGVHTVRTRRLVLGTGTVPYVPASVPECVLASGSVVHTSGYRSAREAIASGSRIAVVGSGQSAAEVFADLLGSLRPDQHLEWVTRSPRFFPLEYTKLTLEMTSPEYIDHFHGLPQGTRDALSARQKGLYKGINADLIDEIHEMLYRRQVSGHTPVTLRAATSLEGLGHRDGALQLHLRNQDDGGGFDTVADTLVLATGYTYREPAFLADLGARINRLPDGRLDVDRGYAVSDDADVLVQNAELHTHGFTAPDLGMGAYRNSVIINRILGHGHYAVEKRIGFQSFGSPAPGSPAPLTPTLEGAHA
- a CDS encoding NAD-dependent epimerase/dehydratase family protein: MTNILLLGGTGWLGKTLSGLALDRGHQVTALARGTDPFVEGVDAVFSDRAMSEAYARVEHHDWDLVVELTSSPRFARAAIKRLGGKARNWVFVSSCSVYAEQSEAGADESADVLKPLDADDEEAESDYGRAKSACESLSLQTRAGRTLVVRPGLIGGPGDPSGRSSYWPLRFAESRDPVLVPADPDGLQWVQVIDVRDLAAFILDAGLAGHHGYVNAVGAQYQLVQVLQLARDAAASAGAAGTTKDGHTLHGYDLARMATDRVNPWAGPKSLPLVLPPGTEHEGFARRSDARALAMGLHRRSLRESFEDIVRADDGGGIRSLRLGLSAEEESALIAGR
- a CDS encoding serine protein kinase RIO, with translation MKNYVENSFPDTFEPRLSPGKTRPADREVDWNYLDDQLTEAQRWSTWPATEKLMRGPLPYPEFVIEDAGAIDTELGVLKTGKEADVFLIERATADQRSLLAAKRYRSPDQRTFNRSSTYTQGRSVKRSRDARALKSGSTYGRLVEASRWANSEWQYLRMCFEAGAPVPYPVQIMGTEILMEFIADPESQGAAAPRLQHVHPDKERLGYYWEQIVGAMKVFAQLGFAHGDLSPYNVLAAGERLVVIDLPQFVDLAGNEGGVGFLLRDCQNISAWFRSRGLDVDGDELLAEVIAEAW
- a CDS encoding pyridoxal phosphate-dependent decarboxylase family protein is translated as MTPQRPLAQTLSTPTRSLAGTAADHLLGTDTAERMAEEFGAAARLAARSIAAAAGPTTGPGPAALRARLDAVDLRTPLGNTAAALEEATELYLRDAVYFHHPRYAAHLNCPVALPAIAAEALVTTVNTSMDTWDQSAGATLIEQRLIDWAADLAGLGPDADGVFTSGGTASNLQAMLLARNTAVAGKPGSLPERLAGLRIYASADSHFSISTSASLLGLGAEAVVAVPVDGLHRMDAVALQAALAADRAAGLHALAIVATAGTTDFGAIDPLPGIGALAAEYGAWFHVDAAYGCGLLGSPRHRGLLAGIEAADSVTVDFHKSFFQPIGSSAILVRDRARLALVSHHAEYLNPAAEAGRAPNQVDKSLATTRRFDALKLWVTLRSIGAEALGTMFDTVMDLAAAAGTLVKEHPELELAAEVQLSTVVFRYVPALPVPDGDLEPLANEIRRALYESGEAMVAATTIEGVRHLKLTLLNPQTGIGDVAAILEAIVAHGRRISGERTLGQVQA
- a CDS encoding ATP-binding cassette domain-containing protein, coding for MQHPTPIVIDRLGFSWPNGGTVFDDVSTTFMRGTTGLIGPNGSGKSTLLRLIAGELEPTRGTIHTDARLSYLAQDIVLDTKRSVASLMGITDTLAALHRILDNTSEDLARDMDLVGNDWDLEERSAALLDGYLNSAVTPEFLQRTVGNLSGGETMAVALAGIEIRGGGITLLDEPTNNLDRAARHRLYDMVGQFAGTMLVSTHDKTLLKMLDSLAELRPVNVRALRAEKIDLVRFGDWDSREESLGHERDSAERLLADARRKLAVEKRQSREAETKIARRSKQGQKAAESMPKILSNALRNKAEVSAAKNRGIMKSHEADARAEFEDARNRLPVELRIGIDLPRTRVPAGRSVFELPVAEISRGIVLEHGEPLTGDSVLGIWGPERIALVGGNGVGKTTLMDALAMRSRVPVGFLRQRLSAAEEQDWAGLRNRMSMLENLRLAAPGVEPGILREQLAAFHFRGSRVDEPVSQLSGGERFRVALAMILLANPAPQLLLLDEPTNNLDMVTVEQLLSALESYGGAMVVASHDEDFLAALATDREWEMRRGAMSPGA
- a CDS encoding integrase catalytic domain-containing protein; amino-acid sequence: MHTRRELVSGFAAEYAKGTKGQKGVMLDYLCASTGWSRANARRRLATELRKPARGIPKPLPRRRPRKYGPAALKLLERIWTLSGEPCGKYLAPIMADELERLERFDELGTVAGLLTDEVRDELLSMSASTMDRYLKPLRAARYPSALSSTKPGAMLRSEIPVRWSGTPMEQEPGFFEIDTVAHCGHSLKGEFLYSITLTDVFTGWTVNTCVKNRAHSHVVAGVDLLVRSLPYPMRALDFDNGGEFINTQLIEWAQERNIDLTRARAYKHNDNAHVEQRNRDWVRRHAFRFRYEGPEEMALLNELWALVNQRKNHLLPMVKANGYGTARSGRRKRTYDRPRTAYQRIMDLEAMDPEHAKALAGIHGDLNPAAITRRINAIQNHLINRAKMRAQSGDALFGEQIS